From Roseateles sp. SL47:
TTGATGCCCACAACCACGGCCGGTTTCGGTCACCTCACGCCCGAACGGATGCTGGATGCGCTGGAGCATGCCGGCCTGCGTCCCGACGGCCGGCTGCTGCAGCTCAACTCTTACGAAAACCGCGTGCTTCAGGCCTATCTGGAAGATGGCAGTGCGGTGGTGGCCAAGTTCTACCGGGGCGGGCGCTGGAGCGATGCGCAGATCCTGGAGGAGCATCAGTTCGCCCGCGAGCTGGTGGAGGCTGAAGTCCCCGTGGTGGCACCGATGGTGCTGGAGGTCGACGGCCAGCCCACCACGCTGGCGCATGTGCTGGGAGACCGTTTTGCGGTCTCGCCTCGCCAGGGTGGGCGAGCGCCCGAACTGGAAGACCCCGAGGTGCTGCGGTGGATCGGCCGTTTCCTGGCCCGCTTGCATGAGGTCGGCCAGCGCCAGCCCTTTGCGCACCGCGTGTCCTGGAACAGCGCCCAACCGGCACGCGAAGCACGCGACTGGCTGCGCGACCACGACACCCTGGCACCCGACGTGGCCCCCCAATGGCACGACGCCGCCCAGCGTTGCATCGACGCCATCCAGGCGGCCTTCGACCAGCAGCCGCATCTGCGCAGCCTGCGCCTGCACGGCGACTGCCATCCCGGCAATCTGCTGTGGACGCCGGACCGAGGCCCGCATTTTGTGGACCTGGACGACGCCATGCAGGGCCCGGCGGTCCAGGACCTGTGGATGATGCTGTCCGGAGAACCCGATGCCGCCCGTCAGCAGCTGGATGCACTGCTGGACGGTTATGAAAGTGTTCGGGAGTTTGACTGGCGGGAGCTGCGCCTGATCGAGGCGCTGCGCACCCAACGCATGATCCATCACAGCGCCTGGCTGGCGCGGCGTTGGGAAGACCCGGCGTTTCCGATGGCCTTCCCGTGGTTCGGCACGCCCAATTACTGGAGCGACCAGGTCGTCAAGCTGCGAGATCAGCTGGACGCCATGCAGGCCGAGGCCAACAAGGCGTCGGGGCTCCCCGCCTGGGACTGAAGAAGCCCGGCAAGGCCCAGGGCTCGGGACCCGACACCGGCAGTTGGGCTGCCGGTGCCGGGCATCGCTCATCAGGCCAGCAGCAGCGCGTTGACCCGCTTCACATAGGCCGACGGATCTTCCAGCGAGCCGCCTTCGGCCAGCAGCGCCTGATCAAACAGCACCAGGGCCAGATCCTTGAAGCGTTCGTCGGTGCCTTCCTGCTGGCTGATCTCCCCGAGCTTGCGCACCAGCGCATGTTCCGGGTTCACCTCCAGCGTTGGCTGAGACACCGGCGCTGTTTGCCCCGCCTGCTTCAGCATGCGAGCCAGGTGGCCGCTGATGTCGCCCTCTTCCACCACGATACAGGCCGGCGAATCGACCAGACGCGTGGTCACCCGCACATCCTTGGCCTTGCCGTCCAGCGCGGTCTTGAGCTTGTCCAGCATCGGCTTGAACGCTTCGGCGGCTTCTTCGGCCTTCTTCTTCTCTTCTTCGTCCTGCAGCTTGCCCAGGTCCACCGAGCCCTTGGCCACGGATTGAAGCGACTTGCCTTCGAACTCGTAGAGGTGGGAGAGCATCCACTCATCCACACGGTCCACCAGCAGCATCACCTCGATGCCCTTTTTGCGGAAGACTTCCAGCTGCGGGCTGTTCTTGGCGGCTGCCAGGCTGTCGCCGGTGATGTAGTAGATGACCTCCTGGCCTTCCTTCATGCGGCTCACGTAGTCCTGGAAGCTCACCCCTTCATCCGCATGGGTGGAGGCAAAGCGCAGCAGTTTGACCAGGCGCTCCTGGTTGGCGTGGTCTTCGCCCACACCTTCCTTCAGCACCTGGCCGAAGTCCTTCCAGAAGCGGGCGTACTTGTCCTTGTCGGACACATCCTCGCTGTTGGCCAACACTTCCAGCATGGACAGCACCCGCTTGGTCGAACCTTCGCGGATGGCCTTCACATCGCGGCTTTCCTGCAGCAGCTCGCGGCTGACGTTCAGCGGCAGGTCGGCCGAGTCGATGACGCCCTTGACGAAGCGCAGGTACACCGGCATCAGCGCTTCGGCGTCGTCCATGATGAAGACACGCTTCACATAGAGCTTCACGCCACCGCGCTTGTCCCGGTTCCACAGATCGAACGGAGCCTTGGCAGGGATGTAGAGCAGCTGGGTGTATTCGCTGCGGCCCTCCACCCGGTTGTGGGTGAAGGCCAGCGGCGCTTCGGTGTCGTAGCTGATCTGCTTGTAGAAGCTGTCGTATTCGTCCTGGGTGATGTCGCTCTTGCTGCGGGTCCAGAGCGCCGACGCCTTGTTGACCGGCTCCCACTCCTCCTTCAGCACCTGCTCGGCCTTGTCGGCATCCCACTCTTCCTTGCGCATCAGAATCGGCAGGGAGATGTGGTCGGAGTACTTGCTGATGACGGACTTCAGGCGCCAGGTCTTCAGGAACTCATCTTCGCCCTCGCGCAGATGCAGCACCACATCCGTGCCGCGGCCCGGCTTGGTGATGGTCTCGACCTCGAAATCTCCCGTGCCTTCGGAGGTCCAGCGCACCCCTTGCTCGGCCGGCAGACCGGCGCGGCGCGATTCCACCGTGATGCGGTCCGCCACGATGAAACCGGAATAGAAGCCCACACCGAACTGACCGATCAGGTTGGCATCCTTCTTCTGGTCGCCTTCCAGCCGCGCCATGAATTCACGGGTGCCGCTTTTGGCAATCGTGCCCAGATGCGCAATGGCTTCATCGGCGGAAAGGCCAATGCCGTTGTCGCTGATGGTGACGGTCCGAGCTTCCGGGTCAAACGACACCCGGATTTCGAGATTGGGTTGCTCCTCGAACAGGGTGTTGTTGTCCAGGGCCTCGAAACGCAGTTTGTCGCAGGCGTCGGAGGCGTTGCTCACCAGCTCCCGCAGGAAGATTTCCTTGTTGGAGTAGAGCGAATGGGTCACCAGATGCAGGATCTGCTTGACCTCGGCTTGGAAGGAATGGGTCTGTTTGTCCATCTCTCGTCGAATTGCCGTCTAGGGATAGAGGATCGGGGATCCGGGAAGGGAGGCATTCTCCCCGCACGGCAGTGCCGCGCCCCGGTTGGGTCGGCAATTGGGGCGCGGATCGACGATTTCAAGAGCCGGGGCCCGGGTGGGGATGTCCCCACCATGGGGGGCTCGCCGGGGGGGCCGCTTCATGGGCACTTGCCACAGGTGCGCGGGGCCTCCTGGGGCATGTGCCGGGAGACCCCGCGGCTTCAGGCTTCAGCGTTGGCGGGCGGCAGCCACAGCCTGGCTGAGCACCTCCAGCACGTCCAGCGAATCGTCCCAGGCCAGGCAGGCATCGGTGATGCTCTTGCCATATTCCAATTGGGACGGGTCGTCCTTGCCGGGGCTGAACTTCTGCGCCCCGCCGTGCAGGTGGCTTTCCACCATCACACCGAAGATCTGGCGGCTGCCCTCGCGGATCTGGCCGGCGATGTCGCGGGCCACGTCCAGTTGACGCTCATGCTTCTTGCTACTGTTGGCATGCGAGCAGTCCACCATCAGGCGGGTGGGCAGCTTGGCGGCTTCGAGATCAGCACAGGCCACCGCGACGCTCTGGGCGTCGTAGTTGGGCGCCTTGCCGCCGCGCAGGATCACATGGCAGTCCGGATTGCCGCCTGTTTCCACAATCGCCACCTGGCCGTTTTTGTGGACCGACAGGAAGTGGTGGGGGCGGGCGGCCGCCTGGATCGCATCGGTCGCGATCTTGATGTTGCCGTCGGTGCCATTCTTGAAGCCGATCGGGGCGGATAGCCCCGAGGCCAGTTCCCGGTGGACCTGGCTTTCGGTGGTACGGGCGCCGATGGCCCCCCACGAGATCAGGTCGCCGATGTATTGCGGCGAGATCACATCCAGGAATTCCGAGCCGGCCGGCATGCCCAGGCGGTTGATGTCCAGCAGCAACTGGCGGGCGATGCGCAGGCCCTCATCAATCCGGTAACTTTCATCCAGGTAGGGGTCATTGATCAGTCCCTTCCAGCCGACGGTGGTGCGGGGCTTTTCGAAGTAGACCCGCATCACGATTTCCAGCGTGTCGGCGTACTTGTCGCGCTGGCTCATCAGGCGGCGGGCGTATTCCAGCGCGGCCACCGGGTCGTGGATGGAGCAGGGGCCAATGATCACCAGCAGGCGGTCGTCCTGCCCGTCCATGATGCGCCGGATGCGCTGACGGGTGCCCACCACCAGTTGTTCCATGGCCGTGCCACGGATGGGGAAGAAACGGATGAGGTGCTCAGGAGGCGGCAAGGGTGTGATGTCCAGAATGCGTTCGTCGTCGGTTTGGCTGGTCTTGTCCTGCGGCGAATACCAGCGCTCGGCCTCCTGGGAGCTGCCGTAAGGGTGATGGGACTTGGCATTCATGGGTCAGGTCTTCCTGTCTGTGTGAGGGGCCGCGCACAAGGTGTGGAGGCGAAAAAAAACCGCCGGGTGGTGGACCCGGCGGTTTCTTGAGGATTCTTGGCGCTGCTTATGCGTTCGCCTCTCCTCCGCCGGGGCGGTGCGAGAACCAAAAGAAAGCAAAATAAAACTTGCTGACGAAACGCATGGGCTTGATATTGCCTGTGACCTTCATGAGCCGTCAAGAGGGCCGATGAGCCTCGATGAGGGGCCGGTGTGACTGGCGCACCACGTCCACATCCCTCCCCTCGATGCCTTCCGGGCGCTCAGGCGGTGCCACCGACGGTCAGCCCGTCGATGCGCAGCGTGGGCTGGCCCACCCCCACCGGGACGCTCTGGCCTTCCTTGCCACACACGCCCACACCGGTATCCAGCTTCATGTCGTTGCCGATCATGGAGACACGGTTCATGGCGTCCGGGCCGTTGCCGATGAGGGTGGCACCCTTCACCGGATACTGCAGCTTGCCCTTTTCCACCCACCAGGCTTCGCTGGCAGAGAAGACGAACTTGCCGGATGTGATATCCACCTGACCGCCACCGAAGTTGGTGGCGTAGAGCCCCTTGTCGATGCTGGCGATGATTTCTTCCGGAGACTTGTCGCCACCCAGCATGTAGGTGTTGGTCATGCGCGGCATCGGCAGATGGGCATAACTTTCGCGGCGTCCGTTGCCGGTGGGCGCGACCTTCATCAGGCGCGCATTCATGGCGTCCTGGATGTAGCCTTTGAGGATGCCGTCTTCAATCAGCACATTGCGCTGAGAGGCGCAGCCCTCGTCGTCCACGTTCAGCGAGCCCCGGCGGTCGGGGATGGTGCCATCGTCCAGCACGGTCACGCCCTTGGCGGCCACGCGCTGGCCGATGCGGCCGGCGAAGGTGCTGGAGCCCTTGCGGTTGAAGTCGCCCTCCAGGCCGTGGCCCACGGCTTCGTGCAGCAGCACGCCCGGCCAGCCTGGGCCCAGCACCACGGTCATTTCGCCAGCGGGTGCGGGGCGGGATTCGAGATTGGTCAGGGCGGCGGAGACGGCCTGGTCCACATAGGACGCAATCATTTCGTCGGTGAAATAGGCCAGGCCAAAGCGGCCACCGCCGCCACCGGAGCCGACCTCACGCCGGCCATTGCTTTCAGCGATGACGGTCACGGACAGGCGCACCAGCGGGCGCACATCGGCAGCCAGGGTGCCGTCGGCACGGGCGATCAACACCACTTCATGTTCAGCGGCCAGACCGGCCATCACCTGGGCGATGCGCGGGTCCTTGGCACGGGCCAGCCGTTCGGTGCGTTCCAGCAGGGCCACCTTTTCGGTGCTGTCCAGGCTGGCAATGGGGTCGGCGTCTCCATAGAGGGCGCGACTGGCCGCCACCACGGGCTCGCTGGGCACCTTCACGCGCCTGCTCTGACCGGCGCTGGCGATGGCGCGGACGGTGCGGGCGGCGTCGAGCAATGCGGCTTCGGAGATGTCGTCGGAGTAGGCAAAGGCGGTTTTTTCGCCGGCCACGGCGCGGACCCCCACGCCCTGGTCGATGGAGAAGCTGCCGCTTTTGACAATGCCTTCTTCCAGGCTCCAGCCTTCAGCGCGGGTGGTCTGGAAATACAGATCCGCATCATCGACACGATGTTCGGTGATCAGGCGCAGCGCCTGGGACAACGAAGCGTCGGTCAGGCCGAAGGGTTCCAACAGCTGGGCACGGGCAGTGACCAGGCGGGCGAGAGTGGGTTCGCGCGAAATCATGGGTTGATTGTAGGCAGGCGGGCGCCACGGCGCATCGCCCCTTTCGGCTGGAGGGTGGTCGGAACGTGACCGGTTCCTGGCCCGGTGATCACTCGTCCTGGCTGGCGTCTTCTTCGGATTTCCACGCCAATGCCTGCTGGTACAGCGCATTGCGAGGGGAACCACTCAGTTCGGCGGCCAGGCTGACGGCCTGTTTGAGGGGCAGTTCACGCATCAGCACCCGCAAATGGCGCAGCGTCTCGGCCGGAATGTCGCCTTCGCTGTTGTCCACCGGGGCCGCATGCAGCACCAGCACGAACTCCCCGCGCTCACGCTGGGGGTCGGCCGCCATCCAGGCGGGCAGATCGGCACAGCGGGCGGTATGCACCGTCTCGAACTGCTTGGTCAATTCACGGCAGACGGTGAGCAGTTGATCCGGCGCCAATTCGGCCAGCAGTTGCAACAGTTCGCGAATGCGATGGGGGGCCTCGAACAGCACCAGACTATGGGCCTGCCCTGTGAGGGTGGCGGCCATGGCACGGCGTTCTGCCGCCTTGGTGGGCAGAAAGCCGACGAATCGGAACCCTTGAGCGCGGGTGTCGCCGGCCACGCAAACGGCGGTGACGGTACTGCTGGCGCCGGGCAGGGGCAGCACGCGGATACCGGCCTCCCGGGCGGCGGCCACGAGCACAGCGCCGGGGTCGGAGACGGCGGGGGTGCCGGCATCGCTCACATAGGCGATGCGTTCCCCCTGCCGCAGGCGGTTCACCAGCGCCTGCGCGGCTGATTGCTCGTTGTGCTGGTGCAGCGCCACCAGTGGCTTGTGCAGGCCCAGCCAGCGCAGCAGCTGGGCGCTGACGCGGGTGTCCTCGCAGGCCACGGCATCGACCAGGGTTAGCACGTGGATGGCACGCAGGGTGATGTCGGACAAATTTCCGATCGGCGTCGCCACCAGGTAGAGCGTGCCACCGGGATACTGTTGCTGGCTGGCGGCGGCGGCGGCGGTGGTGGTCATCTGGCTCGCCAGAGATGCTGGGGCTGCCGAAGGAGACGACGGGATGTTCAAGGGGCTCTCCACAAAGGCGCTGGGCGATGAAGCCGAGACCCGCGCGCTGGAATATCTTTGCCGCCAGGGTATGCGGCTTGAGGAGCGCAATTATCGAGTGGCGCGCGGGCCGACGGGCCGAGGTGGTGAGATCGACCTGATCCTGCGCGCACTGGATGGCACGCTTGTCTTTGTCGAGGTCCGCACCCGTGCGGGCGGGTCCCACGGTGGGGCGGCGGCCAGCGTCAGCCGCACCAAGCAGCGCCGCCTGATCTATGCTGCCACGCACTACCTCTCCCGCTTCTCCACCAGCCCGCCCTGCCGCTTCGATGTCGTCGCCATCGACGGCGATCACATCGAATGGCTACCCGCCGCCTTCGACGCCACCTGCTGGTGACCCTTCCACCAACCGCCCCCGTCCACAGCCCCCGCAGCAACACCCCAGCCCCTTGACCGCGGGCGCATTCCTTAGCGGCGGCCGGCCACCGCCGGGCCGCCCCAAGGTGGCCGGCATGCCCCCTTGGGGGGCGGACTGACCAAGCGCGTTCAGCGCGACTCAGGCCGGGGCCCCAGTATCATGTAGCCATGTTGGAACAACGCATACAACAACAGTTCTTCGAGAGTGCCGACCTGCTTTATCAGGTCGCCGAAAATCTCTCCCGTCCGCTGGCCGTGGCGGCCCAGATGATGGTGGACGCGCTCACCGCCGGTGGCCGTGTCTGGTGTGCCGGCCTGGGCCTGTCCGCCGCCGATGCCTCTTACGCCGCCTCGCTGTTGGCCGGCCGCTTCGAGCAGGAGCGCCCCGGCCTCGCTGTCATCGCCCTGGACGCGCAAGCCCAGGGTTATCCGGACCCCGCCTCCGCGCTCATGCGTCAGATCCAGACCCTGGGCCACCCGGGTGACCTGCTGCTGCTGTTTGAAAGCCAGGGCAGTGGTGCCGCTGGCGCCCTGCTGCAAGTGGCCCATGCCCAGGACATGAGTGTCATCGCCCTCAGCGGCACACAGGACGACGACTGGCGGTCGACGCTTCTGGATACAGACGTGCAGCTCCGCGTGCCTCACAGTCGCTTCGCGCGCGTGGGTGAGGCACACCGGTTGCTCTCTCACTGCCTGGCGGACGCCATTGATGTGCAGCTGCTGGGTGCGGCGGAGTAGTGCCGCCCTCCCGGTCGGCGTAATCCGTCTTCCATGCTCGCGCGTTCTTGTGGCTGATGTGGCGGGCGTTTCCAGGACGCCCACCGTCATCCGTCCGCAAGCACCCCAACGCTGACACCGTCTCGCCACAGCGGGCGCTGTCCGCCCTGACTGACGAGCTTGCGAGCCCTTTCCTGCTAATTTCCCCGAGGACCCCACATGATCACCAAAACCCGTGCCCTGATCCTGGCCGGTGCTGTTGCCGCCAGCCTGTTGCAGACCGCCTGCGTGCCTCTGGTGCTGGCCGGTGCTGCGGGCAGCGCCCTGGTCGTGACCGACCGCCGCACCTCCGGCACGCAACTGGAAGACCAGAGCATCGAGCTCAAGACCGCCAACCGCATCCGCGAGCAGCTGGGCGACCGTGTGCACATCAGCGTCAACAGCTACAACCGCCTGGTGCTGCTGACCGGCGAAACCCGCAATGACGAGGACCGCGCCGCCATCGAGAACATCGCCCGTGGCGTGGAGAACGTCAACACGGTGCTGAATGAAGTGGGTGTGGGCATGCTCAGCTCGCTGTCCAGCCGTGCCAATGACGTGGCCATCGCCACCAAGGTCAAGGCCAGCCTGTTGGATGCCAAGGACCTGGTCTCCAATGCCTTCTATGTCGTGGTGGAGCGTGGCAACGTCTACATCATGGGCCGCGTGACCGAACGCGAAGCCAGCCGCGCCACCGACATCGCCCGCGGTGTCAGTGGTGTGAAGAAGGTGGTCCGCGCGATGGAAATCATCAGCGAAGCCGAACTGGCCAATCTGCGCCCGTCGGCACCGAAGGAATAAGGCCCCACGCACGAGGCGCCTGCGGGCCCTCAATCGGTTTGAAGCGGCTGCCCGGAGCCATCCGGCCAGCCGCTTCGGCTTCAGGTCAGCCGCTGAATCACTTCAGCCGCTTGATCAGGCTGGAGGTGTCCAGCCGTCCGCTGCCCATCTCCTGCACGTCGCCATAAAACTGGTCGACCAGCGCTGTCAGGGGCAGCCGTGCGCCATTACGGCGGGCTTCATCCAGCACCAGGCCCAGATCCTTGCGCATCCAGTCGACCGCGAAGCCGAAGTCGAACTTGTCGGCCACCATGGTCTTGCCACGGTTGTCCATCTGCCAGCTCTGGGCGGCGCCCTTGCCGATCACGTCCAGCACCAGTTCCATCGGCAGGCCGCTGCGCTGACCAAAGGCGATGGCCTCCGACAGGCCTTGCACGATGCCTGCGATGCAGATCTGGTTGACCATCTTCGCCAGTTGCCCCGCGCCGGCTTCACCCACACGGGTCACGGCCTTGCCCATGTGCAGGGCCAGCGGCTGGATGGCGTCAAAAGGGGCAGCATCACCGCCGCACATGATGGTCAGCGCACCGTTGACGGCGCCGGCCTGTCCGCCGGAAACCGGCGCATCCACAAAATGCAGCCCGCGCGACTTCGCCTGCGCATGCAGCTCCCGCGCGACTTCGGCGGACGCCGTGGTGTGATCCACAAAAATGGCGCCGGGCTTCATGCCGGCAAATGCGCCCTCCTCGCCCAGGACCACCGATCGCAGGTCGGCATCATTGCCGACGCAGGCAAACACCACATCGGCCCCCTGGGCCGCTTCACGCGGTGTGGGCGCGGAGGTGCCGCCGAATTCGGCTACCCAGGCCTGGGCCTTGGCCGGAGAACGGTTATAGACCGTG
This genomic window contains:
- a CDS encoding serine/threonine protein kinase, with product MPTTTAGFGHLTPERMLDALEHAGLRPDGRLLQLNSYENRVLQAYLEDGSAVVAKFYRGGRWSDAQILEEHQFARELVEAEVPVVAPMVLEVDGQPTTLAHVLGDRFAVSPRQGGRAPELEDPEVLRWIGRFLARLHEVGQRQPFAHRVSWNSAQPAREARDWLRDHDTLAPDVAPQWHDAAQRCIDAIQAAFDQQPHLRSLRLHGDCHPGNLLWTPDRGPHFVDLDDAMQGPAVQDLWMMLSGEPDAARQQLDALLDGYESVREFDWRELRLIEALRTQRMIHHSAWLARRWEDPAFPMAFPWFGTPNYWSDQVVKLRDQLDAMQAEANKASGLPAWD
- the htpG gene encoding molecular chaperone HtpG; translated protein: MDKQTHSFQAEVKQILHLVTHSLYSNKEIFLRELVSNASDACDKLRFEALDNNTLFEEQPNLEIRVSFDPEARTVTISDNGIGLSADEAIAHLGTIAKSGTREFMARLEGDQKKDANLIGQFGVGFYSGFIVADRITVESRRAGLPAEQGVRWTSEGTGDFEVETITKPGRGTDVVLHLREGEDEFLKTWRLKSVISKYSDHISLPILMRKEEWDADKAEQVLKEEWEPVNKASALWTRSKSDITQDEYDSFYKQISYDTEAPLAFTHNRVEGRSEYTQLLYIPAKAPFDLWNRDKRGGVKLYVKRVFIMDDAEALMPVYLRFVKGVIDSADLPLNVSRELLQESRDVKAIREGSTKRVLSMLEVLANSEDVSDKDKYARFWKDFGQVLKEGVGEDHANQERLVKLLRFASTHADEGVSFQDYVSRMKEGQEVIYYITGDSLAAAKNSPQLEVFRKKGIEVMLLVDRVDEWMLSHLYEFEGKSLQSVAKGSVDLGKLQDEEEKKKAEEAAEAFKPMLDKLKTALDGKAKDVRVTTRLVDSPACIVVEEGDISGHLARMLKQAGQTAPVSQPTLEVNPEHALVRKLGEISQQEGTDERFKDLALVLFDQALLAEGGSLEDPSAYVKRVNALLLA
- a CDS encoding 3-deoxy-7-phosphoheptulonate synthase is translated as MNAKSHHPYGSSQEAERWYSPQDKTSQTDDERILDITPLPPPEHLIRFFPIRGTAMEQLVVGTRQRIRRIMDGQDDRLLVIIGPCSIHDPVAALEYARRLMSQRDKYADTLEIVMRVYFEKPRTTVGWKGLINDPYLDESYRIDEGLRIARQLLLDINRLGMPAGSEFLDVISPQYIGDLISWGAIGARTTESQVHRELASGLSAPIGFKNGTDGNIKIATDAIQAAARPHHFLSVHKNGQVAIVETGGNPDCHVILRGGKAPNYDAQSVAVACADLEAAKLPTRLMVDCSHANSSKKHERQLDVARDIAGQIREGSRQIFGVMVESHLHGGAQKFSPGKDDPSQLEYGKSITDACLAWDDSLDVLEVLSQAVAAARQR
- the tldD gene encoding metalloprotease TldD; protein product: MISREPTLARLVTARAQLLEPFGLTDASLSQALRLITEHRVDDADLYFQTTRAEGWSLEEGIVKSGSFSIDQGVGVRAVAGEKTAFAYSDDISEAALLDAARTVRAIASAGQSRRVKVPSEPVVAASRALYGDADPIASLDSTEKVALLERTERLARAKDPRIAQVMAGLAAEHEVVLIARADGTLAADVRPLVRLSVTVIAESNGRREVGSGGGGGRFGLAYFTDEMIASYVDQAVSAALTNLESRPAPAGEMTVVLGPGWPGVLLHEAVGHGLEGDFNRKGSSTFAGRIGQRVAAKGVTVLDDGTIPDRRGSLNVDDEGCASQRNVLIEDGILKGYIQDAMNARLMKVAPTGNGRRESYAHLPMPRMTNTYMLGGDKSPEEIIASIDKGLYATNFGGGQVDITSGKFVFSASEAWWVEKGKLQYPVKGATLIGNGPDAMNRVSMIGNDMKLDTGVGVCGKEGQSVPVGVGQPTLRIDGLTVGGTA
- the rsmI gene encoding 16S rRNA (cytidine(1402)-2'-O)-methyltransferase produces the protein MTTTAAAAASQQQYPGGTLYLVATPIGNLSDITLRAIHVLTLVDAVACEDTRVSAQLLRWLGLHKPLVALHQHNEQSAAQALVNRLRQGERIAYVSDAGTPAVSDPGAVLVAAAREAGIRVLPLPGASSTVTAVCVAGDTRAQGFRFVGFLPTKAAERRAMAATLTGQAHSLVLFEAPHRIRELLQLLAELAPDQLLTVCRELTKQFETVHTARCADLPAWMAADPQRERGEFVLVLHAAPVDNSEGDIPAETLRHLRVLMRELPLKQAVSLAAELSGSPRNALYQQALAWKSEEDASQDE
- a CDS encoding YraN family protein; its protein translation is MFKGLSTKALGDEAETRALEYLCRQGMRLEERNYRVARGPTGRGGEIDLILRALDGTLVFVEVRTRAGGSHGGAAASVSRTKQRRLIYAATHYLSRFSTSPPCRFDVVAIDGDHIEWLPAAFDATCW
- a CDS encoding SIS domain-containing protein — encoded protein: MLEQRIQQQFFESADLLYQVAENLSRPLAVAAQMMVDALTAGGRVWCAGLGLSAADASYAASLLAGRFEQERPGLAVIALDAQAQGYPDPASALMRQIQTLGHPGDLLLLFESQGSGAAGALLQVAHAQDMSVIALSGTQDDDWRSTLLDTDVQLRVPHSRFARVGEAHRLLSHCLADAIDVQLLGAAE
- a CDS encoding BON domain-containing protein produces the protein MITKTRALILAGAVAASLLQTACVPLVLAGAAGSALVVTDRRTSGTQLEDQSIELKTANRIREQLGDRVHISVNSYNRLVLLTGETRNDEDRAAIENIARGVENVNTVLNEVGVGMLSSLSSRANDVAIATKVKASLLDAKDLVSNAFYVVVERGNVYIMGRVTEREASRATDIARGVSGVKKVVRAMEIISEAELANLRPSAPKE
- a CDS encoding NAD(P)-dependent oxidoreductase gives rise to the protein MSSIGQRSYSSTPSQRVAFLGLGVMGFPMAGHLATAGQHVTVYNRSPAKAQAWVAEFGGTSAPTPREAAQGADVVFACVGNDADLRSVVLGEEGAFAGMKPGAIFVDHTTASAEVARELHAQAKSRGLHFVDAPVSGGQAGAVNGALTIMCGGDAAPFDAIQPLALHMGKAVTRVGEAGAGQLAKMVNQICIAGIVQGLSEAIAFGQRSGLPMELVLDVIGKGAAQSWQMDNRGKTMVADKFDFGFAVDWMRKDLGLVLDEARRNGARLPLTALVDQFYGDVQEMGSGRLDTSSLIKRLK